The Sinorhizobium meliloti genome includes a window with the following:
- a CDS encoding sugar ABC transporter substrate-binding protein, translating to MIRKLIAGTALGLTLMAPAASAEGLNIAFISHSSASNTFWQAVKKGYDDACEKVGASCQLILTQTEGAVEQAVANLQAAIASRPDAIFVAIVDNNAYDNVIKEAVDAGILVLAVNVDDSEGAKGNARKAFIGQGFTAAGYSLAKAQSENFPKDGPLNLLVGVNAPGQTWSEQRAGGVTKFLEEYKAEHSDREVNITRIDSATDLALTADRIGAYLNANPDTTAYFDTGYWHAGVAKVLKDRGIEPGKVLLGGFDLVPEVLQQMEAGYVQVRVDQQPYMQGFIPVMQAYLWKTAGLTPSDVDTGQGIVTPKDVPTILELAKQGLR from the coding sequence ATGATCAGGAAATTGATAGCAGGAACGGCCCTCGGGCTGACGCTGATGGCTCCAGCCGCCAGCGCGGAAGGTCTCAACATCGCCTTCATCAGCCACTCGTCGGCCTCGAACACATTCTGGCAGGCGGTCAAGAAGGGCTATGACGACGCCTGCGAAAAGGTCGGGGCCTCGTGCCAGTTGATCCTCACGCAGACGGAAGGCGCGGTTGAGCAGGCCGTCGCCAATCTGCAGGCGGCGATCGCCTCGAGGCCGGACGCGATCTTCGTCGCGATCGTCGACAACAATGCCTATGACAACGTGATCAAGGAAGCCGTCGACGCCGGCATTCTGGTGCTCGCCGTCAATGTCGACGACAGCGAAGGCGCCAAGGGCAACGCCCGTAAGGCCTTCATCGGCCAGGGCTTCACCGCGGCCGGTTACTCGCTCGCCAAGGCCCAGTCGGAAAACTTCCCGAAGGACGGCCCGCTCAACCTGCTGGTCGGCGTCAACGCGCCGGGCCAGACCTGGTCCGAGCAGCGCGCCGGCGGCGTCACGAAATTTCTGGAGGAGTACAAGGCCGAGCATTCCGACCGCGAGGTGAACATCACCCGCATCGATTCGGCGACCGACCTCGCGCTGACCGCCGACCGTATCGGCGCCTATCTCAATGCCAACCCGGACACGACCGCCTATTTCGATACCGGCTACTGGCATGCCGGTGTCGCCAAGGTTCTGAAGGACCGCGGCATCGAGCCCGGCAAGGTCCTGCTCGGCGGTTTCGACCTCGTGCCCGAGGTGCTGCAGCAGATGGAGGCCGGCTATGTTCAGGTGCGGGTCGACCAGCAACCCTACATGCAGGGCTTCATCCCGGTCATGCAGGCCTATCTCTGGAAAACCGCGGGCCTGACACCCTCCGACGTCGATACGGGGCAGGGCATCGTCACTCCGAAGGACGTGCCGACGATCCTCGAACTGGCGAAGCAGGGTCTGCGCTAA